Proteins encoded together in one Desulfurellaceae bacterium window:
- a CDS encoding tetratricopeptide repeat protein, whose protein sequence is MVKAWICILLIGVWIGGAPEARSQTTALRLHEMRFAVQGGQRIVSLRFSHPPDSLKSFVLSSPVRLIVDVSGAVEQRPGAIYDVDDALVRQVRVGSHPDSTRFVLDLTGTDTPPFVVEQQESLVTAVLGEAEGEPGEGTAPEQARVLFSLANTTRVARATPQPSSPPPSGAPAPVLKDALPPASVPPEARAHMERGQRLYDQGQVNEAIAEWQKTIRLAPQAARAHHQLGVAWRDRGEQTKAIAAFREALRLEPDNATTYVQLARALEVAGDTPGALEAYHAALRLVPSAPYVHNRLGHLLATEGDWSGAAQAWQHTVDLVPDYAYAYVYLGDAFEHLN, encoded by the coding sequence ATGGTCAAAGCCTGGATCTGCATACTGCTCATCGGCGTATGGATAGGAGGCGCACCCGAAGCGCGGTCCCAAACCACTGCGCTGAGGCTGCACGAAATGCGGTTTGCGGTTCAGGGCGGACAGCGCATCGTCTCTCTGCGTTTCTCTCATCCCCCCGATTCCCTCAAGTCTTTTGTCCTGTCGTCGCCCGTGCGGCTGATCGTTGATGTCAGCGGAGCGGTTGAACAGCGCCCAGGGGCGATCTATGACGTGGACGACGCGCTGGTGCGGCAGGTGCGGGTTGGTTCGCATCCAGATTCCACGCGCTTCGTCCTTGATTTGACAGGCACGGATACGCCGCCTTTTGTCGTGGAACAGCAGGAGAGTCTGGTTACGGCCGTGCTCGGTGAAGCAGAAGGAGAGCCGGGTGAGGGAACTGCGCCGGAGCAGGCACGGGTGCTCTTTTCGCTGGCAAACACGACGCGTGTCGCTCGCGCGACTCCTCAGCCGTCTTCGCCTCCACCATCTGGTGCGCCTGCCCCGGTGCTGAAGGACGCGCTGCCGCCAGCATCTGTACCGCCAGAGGCACGGGCGCATATGGAACGCGGACAGCGCTTGTACGACCAGGGCCAGGTGAATGAGGCGATTGCCGAGTGGCAGAAAACGATTCGTTTAGCGCCTCAGGCAGCCAGGGCGCATCATCAGCTCGGCGTTGCGTGGCGAGACCGCGGTGAGCAGACCAAAGCGATTGCAGCATTCCGGGAAGCGCTGAGGCTGGAGCCGGATAATGCGACGACATACGTGCAGCTGGCCAGAGCGCTGGAGGTGGCGGGAGATACACCGGGCGCTCTGGAAGCGTATCACGCCGCGCTCCGGCTGGTGCCTTCCGCACCCTATGTGCATAACCGCCTGGGTCACCTCCTGGCTACCGAAGGCGACTGGTCGGGAGCAGCGCAAGCGTGGCAACACACGGTGGACTTAGTCCCCGACTATGCCTATGCGTATGTCTATCTAGGCGATGCGTTTGAGCACCTCAATA
- a CDS encoding DUF1902 domain-containing protein encodes MQQTFRVKAVWDAEAEVFYSQSDIEGLHIEAATLDEFEAIMLDVAPELIMVNHRSTSELAEHSLKELIPAIVWQRPETGKTVA; translated from the coding sequence ATGCAGCAGACCTTTCGAGTGAAAGCCGTGTGGGACGCTGAGGCAGAAGTGTTCTACTCCCAAAGCGATATTGAGGGCTTGCACATCGAGGCGGCCACCCTGGACGAGTTTGAAGCGATTATGTTGGACGTAGCGCCCGAACTCATCATGGTCAACCATCGCAGCACCTCTGAGCTTGCCGAGCATTCGCTCAAGGAACTGATACCGGCCATTGTGTGGCAGCGCCCGGAAACCGGGAAAACGGTAGCATAA
- a CDS encoding CHAD domain-containing protein, which yields MPEIEAKFLVQDPQHIGQLLAVLRELGYGVEPHANQTIVDRYFDTPDWTIFRAGWGYRLRDSNGTQTLALKGLGLRDSAIQVREEIEQRLLVSHSRLSALPSGPVQGRLAGLLGTRKVRELFVVRNQRSVYMLSGPDDPPTTVIELAIDQVQISGDTHAKLAPGVLNFGEIELELKRGSQEPLVQLAGLLPKKVDILPARLNKFQRGLQTTGLSAPTDTTTPQHPLGPTDPLIQLAYYHLAQQARILRLQQPRAWEGLEPEGVHQMRVAMRHIRAALRVFREVLPARAVAGLNAEFRWAARVLGEVRDLDVYRENLTHYMEAIPADDAAHLALYERHLAEEWQHSRRRLIRTFSSRRYIRLMERFERFVQRGPSAVALRQFGAIRICDAAAPAVDRNLRQLLKRGRAIEAHSPAELLHALRIRGKRLRYLLEFLREVYKAFGDPLKKPIDAIKQLQDVLGNHQDACVASERLRDYAQAVPLRKTDRRLLLALGQLISSQDQHAAAEHQRFGKVWRRFEKTVSRKRLAAVLQAGDKP from the coding sequence ATGCCGGAAATCGAAGCCAAATTTCTCGTTCAGGACCCACAGCACATCGGTCAGCTGCTGGCCGTGCTGCGGGAGCTGGGCTACGGGGTTGAACCGCACGCCAACCAGACCATTGTTGACCGCTATTTCGACACCCCCGACTGGACGATCTTTCGGGCCGGCTGGGGCTATCGTCTGCGCGACAGCAACGGTACGCAGACCCTGGCCCTCAAGGGGCTGGGTTTGCGCGACAGCGCTATTCAGGTCCGCGAAGAGATCGAACAGCGGCTGCTCGTCTCCCACAGCCGGCTGTCGGCGCTGCCCTCGGGTCCGGTCCAGGGCCGCCTGGCCGGCCTGCTCGGCACCAGGAAAGTCCGCGAGCTGTTCGTGGTCCGCAACCAGCGCAGCGTGTATATGCTGTCCGGCCCGGACGACCCGCCGACCACGGTGATTGAACTCGCCATCGACCAGGTCCAGATCAGCGGCGACACACACGCCAAGCTGGCGCCGGGCGTGCTGAACTTCGGCGAAATCGAACTCGAACTCAAACGCGGCTCCCAGGAACCGCTGGTGCAGCTGGCCGGCCTGCTGCCCAAAAAGGTCGATATCCTGCCCGCCCGGCTGAACAAGTTTCAGCGCGGCCTGCAAACCACCGGGCTCTCCGCCCCGACCGACACGACCACACCGCAACATCCCTTGGGCCCGACAGACCCCTTGATTCAGCTGGCGTATTATCATCTGGCGCAGCAAGCCCGGATATTGAGACTCCAGCAGCCCCGCGCCTGGGAGGGTCTGGAGCCCGAGGGCGTCCACCAGATGCGGGTGGCCATGCGGCATATCCGGGCCGCCCTGCGCGTCTTTCGAGAGGTGTTGCCGGCGCGCGCGGTCGCCGGTCTGAATGCCGAGTTTCGCTGGGCCGCGCGGGTGCTGGGCGAGGTCCGCGACCTCGATGTGTACCGCGAAAACCTCACGCACTATATGGAGGCTATTCCGGCCGACGATGCCGCCCACCTGGCCTTGTACGAACGCCACCTGGCCGAGGAGTGGCAGCACAGCCGGCGGCGGCTGATCAGGACCTTCAGCAGTCGGCGCTATATCCGGCTGATGGAACGCTTCGAGCGCTTTGTGCAGCGTGGCCCCTCGGCTGTGGCGCTGCGTCAATTTGGCGCGATACGTATCTGCGACGCGGCTGCCCCGGCCGTGGACCGCAACCTCAGACAGCTGCTCAAACGCGGCCGGGCTATCGAGGCCCACTCTCCGGCCGAATTGCTGCACGCCTTACGCATTCGGGGCAAGCGCCTGCGCTATCTGCTGGAGTTTCTGCGCGAGGTGTACAAAGCCTTCGGGGACCCGCTGAAGAAACCCATTGACGCGATCAAGCAGCTCCAGGACGTGCTGGGCAACCACCAGGACGCGTGTGTCGCCTCTGAGCGCCTGCGCGACTATGCCCAGGCCGTGCCGCTGCGCAAGACCGACCGGCGCTTATTGCTGGCCCTCGGGCAGCTGATTTCCAGTCAGGATCAACACGCCGCAGCCGAGCACCAGCGGTTCGGCAAGGTGTGGCGACGTTTTGAGAAAACGGTCTCACGCAAACGGCTGGCCGCCGTGCTCCAGGCCGGGGATAAGCCTTAA
- a CDS encoding SDR family oxidoreductase, with product MTTHQRVALVTGAGTGIGKHLTLALLQEGYAVVLAGRRAELLEQTVAEAGAAGEKRKRVNRFDAEGRHVSSSRTLVVPTDVGDPAAVRALFAKTRETFGRLDLLFNNAGSGAPPIPLEDLSYEQWQSVVDVNLTGAFLCTQEAFKIMKDQDPRGGRIINNGSISAHVPRPNSAPYTATKHAMTGLTKSTALDGRKYDIACGQIDIGNAETEMTARMKQGVPQANGTIAAEPTMDVANVSRAVVYMAGLPLDANVQFMTVMATKMPYVGRG from the coding sequence ATGACGACACATCAAAGAGTCGCGCTGGTGACGGGAGCCGGAACGGGTATCGGCAAACACCTGACGCTCGCCTTGTTGCAGGAGGGCTATGCGGTCGTGCTGGCCGGCCGTCGGGCCGAGCTGTTGGAGCAGACCGTGGCCGAAGCCGGAGCTGCGGGGGAAAAGAGGAAACGTGTCAACCGTTTTGATGCGGAGGGACGACACGTTTCCTCTTCGCGGACCCTGGTCGTGCCGACCGATGTGGGCGACCCGGCTGCGGTACGTGCGCTGTTCGCCAAAACGCGCGAGACGTTCGGCCGGCTGGATCTGCTGTTCAACAATGCGGGCAGCGGTGCGCCGCCGATTCCCCTCGAAGACCTGTCCTACGAGCAGTGGCAGAGCGTGGTCGATGTGAATCTGACCGGTGCCTTTCTGTGTACCCAGGAGGCGTTCAAGATCATGAAGGATCAGGACCCGCGCGGGGGACGGATTATCAATAACGGCTCGATCTCGGCCCATGTACCGCGTCCCAACTCGGCGCCCTACACCGCCACCAAGCACGCCATGACGGGCCTGACCAAATCGACCGCCCTCGACGGGCGTAAATACGATATTGCCTGCGGCCAGATTGACATCGGGAATGCCGAGACGGAGATGACGGCCAGAATGAAGCAGGGCGTGCCGCAGGCCAACGGCACAATTGCGGCCGAGCCGACCATGGACGTGGCAAATGTGTCCCGCGCGGTCGTGTATATGGCCGGCCTGCCCCTTGACGCCAACGTCCAGTTCATGACGGTGATGGCGACAAAGATGCCGTATGTGGGTAGAGGCTAG
- a CDS encoding AAA family ATPase — protein MPPHHSAPSAFRTVGERSQDLDQIDLNAEFRHTLDLIEHDCPCLFLTGKAGTGKSTLLHYLRETTDRATAVLAPTGVAALNVGGQTIHSFFRFPPTLIDPAALRRRRSAKLFQKLETLIIDEVSMVRADVMAGIDTALRLHRDNVQTPFGGVQVILCGDLFQLPPIVRERDMQTFFDQQYGGPYFFCAQVFEELQPCSVELTTIYRQHDEEFIYVLNKIRENDVDAELLAVLNARVRRGGEPSQDSSFITLTATNQAALRKNQACLERLAEPAHTYPAEVSGQFEESIFPTEELLELKPGAQVMLIRNDPYKRWVNGSIGRISSLTATQVRVEIGGTVYELEPETWHNIRYRYNQETNRIEEEEVGSFTQYPLRLAWAITIHKSQGQTFDKVIIDLGRGAFAHGQTYVALSRCTSLDGLVFSRPVTPRDMVFDERVYDWQRVFPAAPRPD, from the coding sequence GTGCCGCCGCACCACAGCGCCCCGTCCGCCTTTCGCACGGTCGGAGAGCGCAGCCAGGACCTGGACCAGATTGATCTCAACGCCGAGTTCCGACACACCCTCGACCTGATCGAGCACGACTGCCCGTGCCTGTTCCTGACCGGCAAGGCCGGCACCGGAAAATCGACCCTGCTGCACTACCTGCGCGAGACGACCGACCGGGCCACGGCCGTTCTGGCGCCGACCGGCGTGGCTGCCCTCAACGTCGGGGGCCAGACCATCCATTCCTTTTTTCGCTTTCCGCCGACCCTGATCGACCCGGCTGCGCTGCGCAGACGCCGGAGCGCCAAGCTGTTTCAGAAACTGGAAACCCTGATCATCGACGAGGTGTCCATGGTCCGGGCCGACGTGATGGCCGGGATTGATACGGCCCTGCGTCTCCACCGCGACAATGTCCAGACGCCGTTTGGCGGGGTCCAGGTCATCCTGTGCGGCGATCTGTTCCAGCTGCCGCCGATTGTCCGCGAGCGAGACATGCAGACCTTTTTTGACCAGCAGTACGGTGGACCGTACTTTTTCTGCGCCCAGGTTTTTGAGGAGCTTCAGCCCTGCTCGGTCGAGCTGACGACGATCTACCGCCAGCACGATGAGGAGTTCATCTATGTGCTGAATAAAATTCGTGAGAACGATGTAGACGCCGAGCTGTTGGCCGTGTTGAACGCCAGGGTACGACGGGGCGGCGAGCCGTCCCAGGACTCGTCCTTCATTACCCTGACCGCCACAAACCAGGCTGCGCTGCGCAAGAACCAGGCCTGTTTGGAGCGCCTGGCCGAGCCCGCCCACACCTACCCGGCCGAGGTCAGCGGCCAGTTTGAGGAATCCATCTTTCCGACCGAAGAGTTACTGGAGCTGAAACCCGGAGCCCAGGTCATGCTGATCAGAAACGATCCCTACAAACGCTGGGTCAACGGCAGCATCGGGCGGATCAGCAGCCTGACCGCCACCCAGGTCCGGGTCGAGATTGGTGGGACGGTGTACGAACTGGAACCCGAGACCTGGCACAACATCCGCTACCGCTACAACCAGGAAACGAACCGCATTGAGGAAGAGGAAGTCGGCAGCTTTACCCAGTATCCGCTCCGCCTGGCCTGGGCGATTACCATTCACAAGAGCCAGGGCCAGACCTTCGACAAGGTCATAATCGATCTGGGCCGTGGCGCGTTTGCCCACGGGCAGACCTATGTGGCACTCAGCCGCTGCACGTCCCTGGACGGTCTGGTCTTCAGCCGCCCGGTGACGCCCAGGGACATGGTGTTCGACGAGCGGGTGTACGATTGGCAGCGGGTCTTTCCTGCGGCTCCCAGACCGGACTAG
- a CDS encoding beta-ketoacyl-ACP synthase II has product GQIAIRYGAKGVNYTPTSACSSGSHAIGEAFRLIRLGEQQAVIAGGAEAALTPMGLGGFIAMKAVSTHNDEPHKASRPFDKGRDGFVMAEGAGMVVMEELECARRRGAKIYAEVVGYGANCDAHHMTAPSPEGEGAVRCMQQALRSGNIHPTEIDYINAHGTSTPYNDATETQAIKRVFGEHAGRLAVSSTKSMTGHMLGAAGGVEAVYAALVLDRATLPPTINYEEPDPDCDLDYVPNTPRKAPIRAVLSNSFGFGGTNATLAFRKWTE; this is encoded by the coding sequence GGTCAGATCGCCATTCGCTACGGCGCCAAGGGCGTGAATTATACCCCGACCAGCGCCTGCTCGTCCGGGTCGCACGCTATCGGCGAGGCGTTTCGGCTGATCCGCCTCGGCGAACAACAGGCGGTGATTGCCGGCGGGGCGGAAGCCGCGCTGACCCCCATGGGGCTGGGCGGTTTTATCGCCATGAAGGCGGTCTCGACCCACAACGACGAACCCCACAAAGCCAGCCGCCCGTTTGATAAGGGCCGCGACGGCTTTGTCATGGCCGAAGGGGCCGGCATGGTGGTGATGGAAGAGCTGGAATGCGCGCGTCGTCGCGGGGCGAAAATCTACGCCGAGGTGGTCGGTTATGGCGCCAACTGTGACGCCCACCACATGACTGCGCCCTCGCCTGAGGGCGAAGGCGCGGTCCGCTGCATGCAGCAGGCGCTGCGCAGCGGGAACATTCATCCGACCGAGATCGACTATATCAATGCCCACGGCACGTCGACGCCGTACAACGACGCAACCGAGACCCAGGCCATCAAACGGGTGTTTGGCGAGCATGCCGGACGGCTGGCCGTCAGTTCCACCAAATCCATGACCGGTCATATGCTCGGTGCCGCCGGAGGGGTCGAGGCGGTATATGCCGCCCTGGTTCTCGACCGGGCCACCCTGCCGCCGACCATTAACTACGAAGAACCTGATCCAGACTGCGACCTTGATTACGTCCCCAACACTCCGAGAAAAGCGCCGATTCGGGCAGTGCTGTCCAATTCGTTCGGCTTTGGCGGCACCAATGCGACCCTCGCGTTCCGCAAATGGACGGAGTAA
- the tcuA gene encoding FAD-dependent tricarballylate dehydrogenase TcuA: MEVEPDLSQTFDVLVIGGGNAALCAAMTAASSKASVLLLECAPEAFRGGDSRHTRNLRYVHARANAFLTGPYDEDEFWDDLLRVTAGKTDEHLARLTLRESTDIGVWMEAHGGRFQAPLRGTLNLSRTNAFFLGGGKALLNAYYHTAQQLGVRIVYRAEVTDLIMRDGRCCGALVGSGDAARQVHARTVVVAAGGFQANIAWLKEYWGAAADNFLIRGTPYNTGTLLRVLLDNGAQPVGDPRQCHAVAIDARAPKFDGGIVTRLDCVPFGIVVNKQAKRFYDEGEDFWPKRYAIWGRIVAQQPDQIAYAIIDAKALGKFMPSVFPPIEAASVAELAGKLELDSAVLEQTLAAFNAAIRPGRFDPAELDGCATHGLDPPKSHWAVPLDTPPFLAYPLRPGITFTYLGVGVNERAQIVMHDGKPTPTMYAAGEIMAGNILGQGYMAGFGMTIGTVFGRIAGREAARHALS, translated from the coding sequence ATGGAAGTCGAACCGGATCTGTCCCAGACCTTTGACGTGCTGGTCATCGGCGGGGGAAATGCAGCCCTGTGCGCGGCCATGACTGCGGCCAGCAGCAAGGCCAGCGTCCTGCTGCTGGAGTGTGCGCCCGAGGCGTTTCGGGGCGGCGATAGCCGCCACACGCGTAACCTGCGCTATGTGCACGCGCGGGCCAACGCCTTCCTGACCGGGCCCTACGACGAGGACGAGTTCTGGGACGATCTGCTGCGGGTCACCGCCGGCAAGACCGACGAACACCTCGCCCGCCTGACCCTGCGCGAGTCCACCGACATCGGTGTCTGGATGGAGGCTCACGGCGGCCGCTTTCAGGCTCCCCTGCGCGGCACGCTGAACCTGTCGCGCACGAACGCCTTTTTCCTGGGCGGAGGCAAGGCTCTGCTGAACGCCTATTATCACACCGCCCAACAGCTCGGGGTGCGGATTGTCTACCGGGCCGAAGTGACCGATCTGATCATGCGCGACGGCCGCTGCTGCGGTGCGCTGGTCGGCTCGGGTGACGCGGCCCGGCAGGTCCACGCGCGGACGGTCGTGGTTGCCGCCGGCGGCTTCCAGGCCAACATCGCCTGGCTCAAAGAATATTGGGGTGCGGCGGCCGACAACTTCCTCATCCGTGGCACCCCGTATAACACCGGCACCCTGCTGCGGGTCCTGCTCGACAACGGGGCTCAGCCGGTGGGCGACCCGCGCCAGTGTCACGCCGTGGCGATTGACGCCCGGGCACCCAAGTTTGACGGCGGCATCGTTACCCGTCTGGACTGCGTGCCGTTCGGCATTGTGGTCAATAAGCAAGCCAAGCGCTTCTACGACGAGGGCGAGGACTTCTGGCCTAAGCGCTACGCCATCTGGGGCAGGATTGTGGCTCAACAGCCGGACCAGATCGCCTATGCGATTATTGACGCCAAGGCGCTGGGGAAATTCATGCCATCCGTGTTCCCGCCCATTGAAGCCGCCTCCGTCGCCGAACTGGCCGGCAAACTCGAATTGGACTCAGCCGTACTTGAACAGACTCTGGCCGCCTTCAACGCCGCCATCCGGCCCGGTCGCTTCGACCCCGCAGAGTTGGACGGATGCGCGACCCACGGCCTCGACCCGCCCAAGAGCCACTGGGCTGTACCGCTCGACACCCCGCCGTTCCTGGCCTATCCGCTCCGGCCGGGCATTACCTTTACCTATCTGGGCGTCGGCGTGAACGAACGCGCCCAGATTGTCATGCACGACGGGAAACCGACCCCCACTATGTATGCGGCCGGCGAGATCATGGCCGGCAATATTCTCGGCCAGGGCTATATGGCCGGTTTTGGCATGACCATCGGGACGGTTTTTGGTCGGATTGCCGGACGGGAGGCGGCCCGCCATGCCCTCAGCTGA
- a CDS encoding ketoacyl-ACP synthase III, translating into MGARIIGTGSSVPKTCLTNADLEERVDTSHDWIVSRTGIHQRHVVTQDEDILDLMHEASLRALDASGIRAEQLQAIVVATVSGNYAFPSTACLLQARLGLDNIPAFDVNAACAGFVYGMSVAHSYIKSGDYDRLLLVGADTLSTMVNWEDRSTCVLFGDGAGAVVLDTQNARSDDRGLLSTVVESSGALWQLLHVRSDHRQTVDQEGSHPKEWGIQMKGPELFKVAVRALSEVTRKALDKAGLAPADVSLMVPHQANLRIIRAVAERLHMAMDQVYCNVQNYGNTSAASIPIALDEAVRAGRVRPNDILALCGCGGGLTWGTSIVRW; encoded by the coding sequence ATGGGCGCTCGTATCATCGGCACCGGATCCTCCGTTCCCAAGACCTGTCTGACGAATGCCGACCTGGAAGAACGCGTTGACACGAGCCATGACTGGATCGTCAGCCGGACCGGCATCCACCAGCGGCATGTGGTGACCCAGGACGAGGACATCCTCGACCTGATGCACGAGGCCAGCCTGCGCGCCCTGGACGCCTCGGGCATACGGGCCGAGCAGTTGCAGGCGATTGTGGTCGCCACCGTCTCCGGCAACTATGCCTTTCCCTCAACCGCGTGTTTGCTCCAGGCCCGCCTGGGGCTCGACAATATCCCGGCCTTTGACGTGAATGCGGCGTGTGCCGGCTTTGTGTACGGCATGTCGGTCGCCCACAGCTATATCAAAAGCGGCGACTACGACCGGCTGCTGCTGGTCGGCGCCGATACGCTCAGCACCATGGTCAACTGGGAAGATCGCTCGACGTGTGTCCTGTTTGGCGACGGGGCGGGGGCGGTTGTCCTGGATACCCAGAATGCCCGGTCCGACGACCGCGGTCTGCTCAGCACGGTGGTGGAATCGAGCGGCGCGCTGTGGCAGCTGCTGCACGTGCGCTCCGACCATAGACAGACGGTTGACCAGGAAGGCTCGCACCCCAAGGAGTGGGGCATTCAGATGAAGGGACCCGAGCTGTTCAAGGTCGCCGTCCGGGCCTTATCGGAGGTGACCCGCAAAGCGCTCGACAAGGCCGGCCTGGCGCCCGCGGACGTGAGCCTGATGGTTCCGCATCAGGCCAATCTGCGTATCATCCGCGCCGTTGCCGAGCGGCTCCATATGGCGATGGACCAGGTGTACTGCAACGTCCAGAACTACGGCAATACTTCGGCCGCCTCCATCCCGATTGCGCTCGACGAGGCCGTCCGGGCCGGTCGGGTGCGCCCCAACGATATTCTGGCCCTGTGCGGCTGCGGCGGGGGACTGACCTGGGGAACGTCCATCGTCCGCTGGTAG
- a CDS encoding beta-ketoacyl-[acyl-carrier-protein] synthase II: MKRVVITGLGLVTPLGTGVEKNWIGLLEGRSGIGPISRFDVSDFPTRIGGEVKDFVPEEFIEKREIKKMDPFIQYA; the protein is encoded by the coding sequence ATGAAACGCGTCGTCATTACTGGGTTGGGTTTGGTCACGCCGCTCGGTACGGGGGTTGAGAAAAACTGGATCGGGCTGCTCGAAGGCCGCTCCGGTATCGGTCCGATCTCCCGCTTCGACGTCTCCGACTTTCCCACCCGGATTGGTGGAGAGGTCAAGGATTTCGTGCCTGAGGAGTTCATCGAGAAACGGGAAATCAAGAAGATGGACCCCTTTATCCAGTACGCCTA
- a CDS encoding DEAD/DEAH box helicase family protein — protein sequence MQLKQYQADALVVLRRFFEEARMVGPKNAYETITTEPDYANRLGRYGGRYSAPLTDLPNMPYVCLRLPTGGGKTILGAHAVAVARDAWVEKDYPLVLWLVPTNTIRLQTVGAFGVDTAEKRAVCELWQRKSSS from the coding sequence GTGCAACTCAAGCAATATCAGGCCGACGCGCTGGTTGTGCTGCGTCGCTTCTTTGAAGAAGCCCGCATGGTCGGGCCGAAGAACGCCTATGAGACCATCACCACAGAACCCGACTATGCGAACCGGCTCGGACGCTACGGCGGACGGTATAGCGCGCCGCTTACAGACCTGCCGAACATGCCGTATGTCTGCCTGCGCCTGCCGACCGGCGGCGGCAAGACCATCCTGGGCGCGCACGCCGTTGCCGTGGCACGCGATGCCTGGGTAGAGAAAGACTATCCGTTGGTCCTGTGGCTGGTGCCGACGAATACGATCCGCTTGCAAACAGTCGGAGCCTTCGGAGTGGATACCGCGGAGAAGCGGGCTGTCTGTGAACTTTGGCAACGCAAAAGCAGCAGCTGA
- the tcuB gene encoding tricarballylate utilization 4Fe-4S protein TcuB, producing the protein MPSAELLSEAQRLMTICNACRYCEGYCAVFPAMELRTKFDAEDTVYLANLCHNCRGCYYACQYAPPHEFGVNVPQTLSALRLDSYRDFAWPHVLAGLFRRNGLALGLISLASLGLIVALVLGWQDASVVFSSHTGPGAFYEVIPYRLMVVPALVLSGLIVLALGIGLARFWRAIGGRWRELADLPALARGGWDALRLTYLGGGGHGCNYPDAGFSQHRKWLHHLTFYGFGLDLLATSTAAVYHHVFAWEAPYPYTSLPVVLGTVGGLGLLVGPAGLLWLKWRSDPLPAAESVWGMDVGFLVLLFLTSLSGLVLLAARETAAMGSLLVIHLGFVAGLFITFPYGKFVHAVYRYAALVRYAQEGKEHPDSLPGTGAA; encoded by the coding sequence ATGCCCTCAGCTGAACTCCTGAGCGAAGCCCAGCGGCTGATGACGATCTGCAATGCGTGCCGGTATTGCGAGGGGTATTGCGCGGTGTTTCCGGCCATGGAGCTGCGCACCAAGTTTGACGCCGAGGATACGGTCTACCTGGCCAATCTGTGTCACAACTGCCGGGGCTGCTACTACGCCTGCCAGTACGCGCCGCCGCACGAGTTCGGGGTCAATGTCCCCCAGACCCTGTCGGCCCTGCGGCTGGACAGCTATCGGGACTTTGCCTGGCCGCACGTCCTGGCCGGGCTGTTTCGACGCAACGGACTGGCGCTCGGCCTGATCAGCTTGGCCAGCCTCGGCCTCATCGTGGCGCTGGTGCTGGGCTGGCAGGACGCTTCGGTCGTCTTCTCGTCCCACACCGGCCCGGGCGCTTTTTACGAGGTGATTCCCTACCGGCTGATGGTGGTGCCGGCCCTGGTCCTGAGCGGCCTGATTGTGCTGGCCCTGGGCATCGGTCTGGCGCGGTTCTGGCGTGCCATCGGCGGCCGGTGGCGCGAGCTGGCCGACCTCCCGGCCCTGGCCCGGGGCGGCTGGGACGCCTTGCGGCTGACCTATCTGGGCGGCGGCGGTCACGGCTGCAACTACCCCGACGCAGGTTTCTCGCAGCACAGAAAATGGTTGCATCACCTCACCTTTTACGGGTTTGGGCTCGATCTTTTGGCGACCAGCACGGCCGCCGTCTATCACCACGTTTTTGCGTGGGAAGCGCCCTACCCGTACACCAGCCTGCCGGTCGTGCTGGGCACGGTCGGCGGGCTGGGGCTTTTGGTCGGCCCCGCCGGGTTGCTGTGGCTTAAGTGGCGCAGCGACCCGCTGCCGGCCGCAGAGAGCGTCTGGGGCATGGATGTCGGCTTCCTGGTCCTGCTGTTTCTGACCAGTCTGAGCGGTCTGGTCCTGCTGGCCGCGCGGGAGACCGCAGCCATGGGCAGCCTGCTGGTCATCCATCTGGGCTTTGTGGCCGGACTGTTCATCACCTTTCCGTACGGCAAGTTCGTCCACGCCGTGTATCGCTACGCGGCGCTGGTACGCTACGCCCAAGAAGGGAAAGAACATCCCGATTCCCTCCCAGGAACGGGCGCGGCATGA
- a CDS encoding pentapeptide repeat-containing protein produces MPASHRRNPSSLAALPRAGKGDGSVHVNLRRSRLNGANPRGAHLQGADLSETLLRGTAARG; encoded by the coding sequence ATGCCCGCATCACATAGACGCAATCCATCATCTCTCGCTGCTCTACCGCGAGCAGGGAAGGGAGACGGAAGCGTACATGTTAATCTTCGAAGAAGCCGGCTGAACGGGGCGAACCCGAGGGGAGCGCACTTGCAAGGGGCGGACCTGAGCGAGACGTTGCTGCGAGGCACAGCTGCAAGGGGCTAA